A single genomic interval of Seriola aureovittata isolate HTS-2021-v1 ecotype China chromosome 10, ASM2101889v1, whole genome shotgun sequence harbors:
- the LOC130176261 gene encoding CD81 antigen-like, translated as MAVAGCTRCIKYMLFFFNFIFWLAGGVILGVALWLRHDSQTSNLLILQFEGQQAPSTFYISVYILIAVGAVMMLVGFLGCYGAIQESQCLLGTFFFFLVILFACEVAAAIWGFMNRDTISKELMNFYDSAYIKALDVSGSPSKDAAIKVLDVFHTTLDCCGKGDDSALFKQVASALCPKKSPEDFLQSQSCHDKLVELFSEKLHLIGLAALVVAVIMIFEMIFTMVLCCGIRNSPGVY; from the exons ATGGCTGTGGCGGGCTGTACGAGATGCATTAAATATATGTTAttcttctttaattttattttctgg CTGGCCGGAGGTGTGATCTTAGGAGTGGCCTTGTGGCTCCGCCATGACAGTCAAACCAGCAACCTCCTCATACTTCAGTTTGAAGGCCAGCAGGCGCCGAGCACTTTCTACATCA gtgtgtaCATACTGATAGCTGTTGGAGCTGTGATGATGCTCGTCGGCTTCCTCGGTTGTTACGGAGCCATTCAGGAATCTCAGTGTCTGCTGGGGACG ttcttcttctttttggtGATCCTGTTTGCCTGTGAAGTGGCTGCAGCAATCTGGGGTTTCATGAACAGGGACACA ATCTCCAAAGAACTGATGAACTTCTACGATTCTGCGTACATCAAGGCTTTGGACGTCTCTGGCTCTCCTAGTAAAGACGCTGCCATCAAGGTCTTGGATGTTTTCCACACTACG CTCGACTGCTGTGGTAAAGGAGATGACAGTGCGCTCTTCAAACAAGTTGCCAGCGCCTTGTGTCCAAAAAAGTCTCCAGAAGATTTTCTCCAATCTCAG AGCTGTCATGATAAACTGGTCGAGCTGTTCTCTGAGAAGCTCCACCTGATTGGTCTGGCTGCCTTGGTGGTTGCCGTCATCATG ATCTTCGAGATGATCTTCACCATGGTGCTCTGTTGTGGGATCCGTAACAGCCCTGGAGTGTACTAG
- the sergef gene encoding secretion-regulating guanine nucleotide exchange factor isoform X3, translated as METKSQPELSLLSWGANSYGQLGQGHVEDQLAPRLSDTAALQSRAVRTVSGGGGHSVFVTENGEVFVCGQNNRGQLGLGHNTDISTLQLCPSLNKTVTNVTCGWDFTLLLTDCGQVLACGSNAFGQLGVGPTVRHSADLLFVECLKDPVVSVAAGLRHSLAVTDSGCVYQWGTGLFSLAKRALSPHPIPSHLCSKVPCLVPGLDQKTPHLVAAGSAHCVCLTEDGDLFLWGSNKHSQLTTTEPFLSSPTLLKRSLLDGEKVIHLWSGWTHIVAQTESGRVFTWGRGGYGQLGRQASINKNPEQQSAGALAEGGNQEVCLPAEVKVLNGATQIACGSEHNLAIVGGCLLSWGWNEHGMCGDGSQTDVFQPQLISGLRPLLIGCGAGHSMALCTAATGS; from the exons ATGGAAACTAAGTCGCAGCCGGAGTTAAGTTTACTCTCTTGG GGGGCGAACAGCTACGGGCAGCTGGGACAGGGACATGTGGAGGACCAGTTAGCGCCCCGGCTCTCTGACACTGCTGCTTTACAAAGCAGGGCAGTCCGGACTGTGAGCGGCGGCGGGGGTCACTCTGTGTTTGTCACCG agAATGGAGAGGTGTTTGTGTGCGGACAGAACAACAGAGGCCAGCTGGGCCTTGGCCACAATACAGACATCTCAACTCTTCAACTCTGCCCCAGCTTAAATAAGACAGTCACAAATGTGACCTGTGGTTGGGATTTTACTCTTCTTCTCACTG ATTGTGGCCAAGTACTGGCGTGTGGCTCCAATGCATTTGGACAACTGGGTGTTGGACCGACAGTCAGGCACTCTGCAGATCTACTGTTTGTTGAG TGTCTGAAGGATCCAGTGGTGAGCGTAGCGGCAGGACTTAGACACTCACTCGCTGTTACTG ACTCAGGCTGCGTGTATCAATGGGGAACCGGTCTTTTCAGTCTGGCTAAGAGAGCACTCAGTCCTCACCCTATCCCATCGCACCTCTGCTCTAAGGTGCCCTGTCTGGTACCAG GTCTGGATCAGAAAACACCACACCTGGTAGCTGCAGGCTCAGCGCACTGTGTGTGCCTTACAG AAGACGGTGATTTGTTTCTGTGGGGAAGCAACAAACATAGTCAGCTGACCACCACAGAGCCCTTCCTGTCCTCTCCAACTCTCCTGAAGCGTTCGTTACTGGATGGAGAGAAAGTAATACATTTGTGGAGCGGCTGGACACACATTGTTGCTCAAACAG AGAGTGGAAGAGTGTTCACATGGGGCAGAGGAGGTTATGGACAGCTGGGCCGACAAGCATCAATCAATAAGAACCCAGAGCAGCAGTCAGCTGGTGCTTTAGCAGAAGGTGGAAACCAGGAGGTTTGCCTCCCTGCAGAGGTTAAAGTCCTCAATGGAGCAACTCAG ATCGCATGTGGATCGGAACATAACCTTGCCATCGTGG GGGGTTGTCTCCTTTCCTGGGGCTGGAACGAACATGGAATGTGTGGAGACGGTTCACAGACCGACGTCTTTCAGCCTCAGCTCATATCTGGTCTCAGACCTCTTCTCATTGGCTGTGGAGCTGGACACTCTATGGCATTGTGCACCGCGGCAACTGGCTCGTGA
- the kcnc1b gene encoding potassium voltage-gated channel subfamily C member 1b isoform X3, protein MGLSDDKDRIVINVGGIRHQTYRSTLRTLPGTRLSWLAEPDAPNHFDYDAKIEEFFFDRHPGVFAHILNYYRTGKLHCPADVCGPLYEEELAFWGIDETDVEPCCWMTYRQHREAEEALDSFGGGGLLDLGSEDPEPEQEHAEDAEVDEMTRRLAHGDSPDARSGSLWSRWQRHVWALFEDPYSSKYARWVALASLFFILVSITTFCLETHEAFNPIINRTELELVDNITVEHTYQETETAAYLTYIEGVCVVWFTFEFLMRITFCPNKFDFIRNALNIIDFVAILPFYLEVGLSGLSSKAAKDVLGFLRVVRFVRILRIFKLTRHFVGLRVLGHTLRASTNEFLLLIIFLALGVLIFATMIYYAERIGANPNDPRASEHTHFKNIPIGFWWAVVTMTTLGYGDMYPQTTSGMLVGALCALAGVLTIAMPVPVIVNNFGMYYSLAMAKQKLPKKKNRHIPRAPQPGSPNFCKSSISSQPQSPIAHDDVFEIKFQDSKLNGEAANAALANEDCPHIDQAISPEEIFSPSERERPCFLVTTAERPNHTGGRVRRDWMSCAHSVFGISPTSDHRR, encoded by the exons ATGGGCCTGAGCGACGACAAGGATCGCATTGTGATAAACGTGGGAGGGATCAGACATCAGACATACCGCAGCACCCTGCGCACTCTACCTGGCACTCGCTTGTCCTGGCTGGCCGAGCCTGATGCACCCAACCACTTTGACTATGATGCCAAGATCGAGGAATTTTTCTTCGACCGCCACCCCGGCGTTTTTGCACATATCCTTAATTACTACCGGACAGGTAAGCTGCACTGCCCGGCTGATGTCTGCGGGCCCCTCTATGAGGAAGAACTGGCCTTCTGGGGTATTGATGAGACAGACGTGGAGCCATGCTGCTGGATGACCTATCGTCAGCACCGGGAGGCAGAGGAGGCCCTTGATAGTTTCGGCGGGGGGGGGCTGTTAGACCTGGGGAGCGAGGATCCCGAGCCAGAGCAGGAGCATGCCGAGGATGCTGAGGTGGATGAAATGACAAGGAGGCTGGCGCATGGAGACTCTCCTGATGCCAGGAGTGGGAGCCTGTGGAGCCGGTGGCAGAGACATGTCTGGGCCCTGTTTGAGGACCCTTACTCCTCCAAATATGCAAGG TGGGTGGCTCTGGCCTCGCTGTTCTTTATTCTGGTGTCCATCACCACTTTCTGTCTGGAGACCCACGAGGCCTTCAACCCCATCATCAACCGTACTGAGCTGGAGCTGGTGGACAACATCACAGTGGAGCACACCTACCAGGAGACGGAGACTGCGGCCTACCTCACCTACATTGagggtgtttgtgtggtgtggtTCACTTTTGAATTTCTAATGCGAATAACTTTCTGCCCGAATAAATTTGACTTCATACGGAACGCCCTGAACATCATCGACTTTGTGGCCATCCTGCCCTTCTACCTGGAGGTGGGTCTCAGCGGGCTCTCCTCCAAGGCAGCTAAGGACGTACTGGGTTTCCTGAGAGTGGTCCGCTTTGTGCGGATCCTGCGTATCTTCAAGCTGACACGTCACTTTGTGGGGCTGAGGGTGCTGGGCCACACATTGAGGGCCAGCACCAATGAGTTCCTTCTCCTCATCATCTTCCTTGCTCTCGGTGTCCTCATCTTTGCTACCATGATCTACTACGCTGAACGGATTGGAGCTAACCCCAACGACCCTCGAGccagtgagcacacacacttCAAGAACATCCCGATCGGATTCTGGTGGGCTGTGGTGACCATGACGACCCTTGGCTATGGAGACATGTACCCTCAGACGACCTCTGGTATGCTGGTTGGAGCCCTGTGTGCCCTGGCAGGTGTGTTGACCATCGCCATGCCCGTCCCTGTGATTGTCAACAACTTTGGAATGTATTACTCGCTGGCCATGGCAAAACAGAAActaccaaagaaaaaaaataggcaTATCCCTCGGGCTCCCCAACCAGGTTCTCCCAACTTCTGTAAGTCAAGCATCAGCTCCCAACCCCAGAGCCCCATTGCCCATGACGACGTTTTCGAGATAAAGTTTCAAG ATTCCAAGCTGAACGGTGAGGCAGCTAACGCAGCGCTGGCCAACGAAGATTGTCCTCATATAGACCAGGCCATATCTCCGGAGGAAATCTTCAGCCCCAGCGAGAGAGAGCGGCCCTGCTTCCTGGTCACCACTGCTGAACGCCCCAACCACACAGGGGGCAGAGTAAGGAGGG ATTGGATGAGCTGTGCCCACAGCGTCTTTGGCATTTCTCCCACCTCTGACCACCGGCGATGA
- the kcnc1b gene encoding potassium voltage-gated channel subfamily C member 1b isoform X2, protein MGLSDDKDRIVINVGGIRHQTYRSTLRTLPGTRLSWLAEPDAPNHFDYDAKIEEFFFDRHPGVFAHILNYYRTGKLHCPADVCGPLYEEELAFWGIDETDVEPCCWMTYRQHREAEEALDSFGGGGLLDLGSEDPEPEQEHAEDAEVDEMTRRLAHGDSPDARSGSLWSRWQRHVWALFEDPYSSKYARWVALASLFFILVSITTFCLETHEAFNPIINRTELELVDNITVEHTYQETETAAYLTYIEGVCVVWFTFEFLMRITFCPNKFDFIRNALNIIDFVAILPFYLEVGLSGLSSKAAKDVLGFLRVVRFVRILRIFKLTRHFVGLRVLGHTLRASTNEFLLLIIFLALGVLIFATMIYYAERIGANPNDPRASEHTHFKNIPIGFWWAVVTMTTLGYGDMYPQTTSGMLVGALCALAGVLTIAMPVPVIVNNFGMYYSLAMAKQKLPKKKNRHIPRAPQPGSPNFCKSSISSQPQSPIAHDDVFEIKFQDSKLNGEAANAALANEDCPHIDQAISPEEIFSPSERERPCFLVTTAERPNHTGGRVRRETQRQHRSRQPTESVCVMNHGVPTTMCMTHNGPSPT, encoded by the exons ATGGGCCTGAGCGACGACAAGGATCGCATTGTGATAAACGTGGGAGGGATCAGACATCAGACATACCGCAGCACCCTGCGCACTCTACCTGGCACTCGCTTGTCCTGGCTGGCCGAGCCTGATGCACCCAACCACTTTGACTATGATGCCAAGATCGAGGAATTTTTCTTCGACCGCCACCCCGGCGTTTTTGCACATATCCTTAATTACTACCGGACAGGTAAGCTGCACTGCCCGGCTGATGTCTGCGGGCCCCTCTATGAGGAAGAACTGGCCTTCTGGGGTATTGATGAGACAGACGTGGAGCCATGCTGCTGGATGACCTATCGTCAGCACCGGGAGGCAGAGGAGGCCCTTGATAGTTTCGGCGGGGGGGGGCTGTTAGACCTGGGGAGCGAGGATCCCGAGCCAGAGCAGGAGCATGCCGAGGATGCTGAGGTGGATGAAATGACAAGGAGGCTGGCGCATGGAGACTCTCCTGATGCCAGGAGTGGGAGCCTGTGGAGCCGGTGGCAGAGACATGTCTGGGCCCTGTTTGAGGACCCTTACTCCTCCAAATATGCAAGG TGGGTGGCTCTGGCCTCGCTGTTCTTTATTCTGGTGTCCATCACCACTTTCTGTCTGGAGACCCACGAGGCCTTCAACCCCATCATCAACCGTACTGAGCTGGAGCTGGTGGACAACATCACAGTGGAGCACACCTACCAGGAGACGGAGACTGCGGCCTACCTCACCTACATTGagggtgtttgtgtggtgtggtTCACTTTTGAATTTCTAATGCGAATAACTTTCTGCCCGAATAAATTTGACTTCATACGGAACGCCCTGAACATCATCGACTTTGTGGCCATCCTGCCCTTCTACCTGGAGGTGGGTCTCAGCGGGCTCTCCTCCAAGGCAGCTAAGGACGTACTGGGTTTCCTGAGAGTGGTCCGCTTTGTGCGGATCCTGCGTATCTTCAAGCTGACACGTCACTTTGTGGGGCTGAGGGTGCTGGGCCACACATTGAGGGCCAGCACCAATGAGTTCCTTCTCCTCATCATCTTCCTTGCTCTCGGTGTCCTCATCTTTGCTACCATGATCTACTACGCTGAACGGATTGGAGCTAACCCCAACGACCCTCGAGccagtgagcacacacacttCAAGAACATCCCGATCGGATTCTGGTGGGCTGTGGTGACCATGACGACCCTTGGCTATGGAGACATGTACCCTCAGACGACCTCTGGTATGCTGGTTGGAGCCCTGTGTGCCCTGGCAGGTGTGTTGACCATCGCCATGCCCGTCCCTGTGATTGTCAACAACTTTGGAATGTATTACTCGCTGGCCATGGCAAAACAGAAActaccaaagaaaaaaaataggcaTATCCCTCGGGCTCCCCAACCAGGTTCTCCCAACTTCTGTAAGTCAAGCATCAGCTCCCAACCCCAGAGCCCCATTGCCCATGACGACGTTTTCGAGATAAAGTTTCAAG ATTCCAAGCTGAACGGTGAGGCAGCTAACGCAGCGCTGGCCAACGAAGATTGTCCTCATATAGACCAGGCCATATCTCCGGAGGAAATCTTCAGCCCCAGCGAGAGAGAGCGGCCCTGCTTCCTGGTCACCACTGCTGAACGCCCCAACCACACAGGGGGCAGAGTAAGGAGGG aGACCCAGCGACAGCACCGGAGCAGACAACCAACAGAGTCAGTTTGTGTTATGAACCATGGTGTACCAACCACTATGTGTATGACCCATAATGGCCCATCACCCACCTGA
- the sergef gene encoding secretion-regulating guanine nucleotide exchange factor isoform X1: METKSQPELSLLSWGANSYGQLGQGHVEDQLAPRLSDTAALQSRAVRTVSGGGGHSVFVTENGEVFVCGQNNRGQLGLGHNTDISTLQLCPSLNKTVTNVTCGWDFTLLLTDCGQVLACGSNAFGQLGVGPTVRHSADLLFVECLKDPVVSVAAGLRHSLAVTDSGCVYQWGTGLFSLAKRALSPHPIPSHLCSKVPCLVPGLDQKTPHLVAAGSAHCVCLTEDGDLFLWGSNKHSQLTTTEPFLSSPTLLKRSLLDGEKVIHLWSGWTHIVAQTESGRVFTWGRGGYGQLGRQASINKNPEQQSAGALAEGGNQEVCLPAEVKVLNGATQIACGSEHNLAIVEVRLCDEKAEPVKGELMLTSSAPLLCHVLPFFSSCLERGGRSNEIAKQDLKQRPECCYFWC; encoded by the exons ATGGAAACTAAGTCGCAGCCGGAGTTAAGTTTACTCTCTTGG GGGGCGAACAGCTACGGGCAGCTGGGACAGGGACATGTGGAGGACCAGTTAGCGCCCCGGCTCTCTGACACTGCTGCTTTACAAAGCAGGGCAGTCCGGACTGTGAGCGGCGGCGGGGGTCACTCTGTGTTTGTCACCG agAATGGAGAGGTGTTTGTGTGCGGACAGAACAACAGAGGCCAGCTGGGCCTTGGCCACAATACAGACATCTCAACTCTTCAACTCTGCCCCAGCTTAAATAAGACAGTCACAAATGTGACCTGTGGTTGGGATTTTACTCTTCTTCTCACTG ATTGTGGCCAAGTACTGGCGTGTGGCTCCAATGCATTTGGACAACTGGGTGTTGGACCGACAGTCAGGCACTCTGCAGATCTACTGTTTGTTGAG TGTCTGAAGGATCCAGTGGTGAGCGTAGCGGCAGGACTTAGACACTCACTCGCTGTTACTG ACTCAGGCTGCGTGTATCAATGGGGAACCGGTCTTTTCAGTCTGGCTAAGAGAGCACTCAGTCCTCACCCTATCCCATCGCACCTCTGCTCTAAGGTGCCCTGTCTGGTACCAG GTCTGGATCAGAAAACACCACACCTGGTAGCTGCAGGCTCAGCGCACTGTGTGTGCCTTACAG AAGACGGTGATTTGTTTCTGTGGGGAAGCAACAAACATAGTCAGCTGACCACCACAGAGCCCTTCCTGTCCTCTCCAACTCTCCTGAAGCGTTCGTTACTGGATGGAGAGAAAGTAATACATTTGTGGAGCGGCTGGACACACATTGTTGCTCAAACAG AGAGTGGAAGAGTGTTCACATGGGGCAGAGGAGGTTATGGACAGCTGGGCCGACAAGCATCAATCAATAAGAACCCAGAGCAGCAGTCAGCTGGTGCTTTAGCAGAAGGTGGAAACCAGGAGGTTTGCCTCCCTGCAGAGGTTAAAGTCCTCAATGGAGCAACTCAG ATCGCATGTGGATCGGAACATAACCTTGCCATCGTGG AAGTTCGGTTATGTGATGAGAAAGCAGAACCGGTAAAGGGGGAGCTCATGTTAACCTCCAGCGCCCCGCTCCTCTGTCATGTTCtcccctttttctcctcctgtctcgAGCGTGGTGGCAGGAGCAATGAAATAGCAAAACAGGATTTGAAGCAGAGACCTGAGTGCTGCTATTTCTGGTGCTGA
- the sergef gene encoding secretion-regulating guanine nucleotide exchange factor isoform X4, giving the protein METKSQPELSLLSWGANSYGQLGQGHVEDQLAPRLSDTAALQSRAVRTVSGGGGHSVFVTENGEVFVCGQNNRGQLGLGHNTDISTLQLCPSLNKTVTNVTCGWDFTLLLTDCGQVLACGSNAFGQLGVGPTVRHSADLLFVECLKDPVVSVAAGLRHSLAVTDSGCVYQWGTGLFSLAKRALSPHPIPSHLCSKVPCLVPGLDQKTPHLVAAGSAHCVCLTEDGDLFLWGSNKHSQLTTTEPFLSSPTLLKRSLLDGEKVIHLWSGWTHIVAQTESGRVFTWGRGGYGQLGRQASINKNPEQQSAGALAEGGNQEVCLPAEVKVLNGATQIACGSEHNLAIVGC; this is encoded by the exons ATGGAAACTAAGTCGCAGCCGGAGTTAAGTTTACTCTCTTGG GGGGCGAACAGCTACGGGCAGCTGGGACAGGGACATGTGGAGGACCAGTTAGCGCCCCGGCTCTCTGACACTGCTGCTTTACAAAGCAGGGCAGTCCGGACTGTGAGCGGCGGCGGGGGTCACTCTGTGTTTGTCACCG agAATGGAGAGGTGTTTGTGTGCGGACAGAACAACAGAGGCCAGCTGGGCCTTGGCCACAATACAGACATCTCAACTCTTCAACTCTGCCCCAGCTTAAATAAGACAGTCACAAATGTGACCTGTGGTTGGGATTTTACTCTTCTTCTCACTG ATTGTGGCCAAGTACTGGCGTGTGGCTCCAATGCATTTGGACAACTGGGTGTTGGACCGACAGTCAGGCACTCTGCAGATCTACTGTTTGTTGAG TGTCTGAAGGATCCAGTGGTGAGCGTAGCGGCAGGACTTAGACACTCACTCGCTGTTACTG ACTCAGGCTGCGTGTATCAATGGGGAACCGGTCTTTTCAGTCTGGCTAAGAGAGCACTCAGTCCTCACCCTATCCCATCGCACCTCTGCTCTAAGGTGCCCTGTCTGGTACCAG GTCTGGATCAGAAAACACCACACCTGGTAGCTGCAGGCTCAGCGCACTGTGTGTGCCTTACAG AAGACGGTGATTTGTTTCTGTGGGGAAGCAACAAACATAGTCAGCTGACCACCACAGAGCCCTTCCTGTCCTCTCCAACTCTCCTGAAGCGTTCGTTACTGGATGGAGAGAAAGTAATACATTTGTGGAGCGGCTGGACACACATTGTTGCTCAAACAG AGAGTGGAAGAGTGTTCACATGGGGCAGAGGAGGTTATGGACAGCTGGGCCGACAAGCATCAATCAATAAGAACCCAGAGCAGCAGTCAGCTGGTGCTTTAGCAGAAGGTGGAAACCAGGAGGTTTGCCTCCCTGCAGAGGTTAAAGTCCTCAATGGAGCAACTCAG ATCGCATGTGGATCGGAACATAACCTTGCCATCGTGG gctGCTAA
- the sergef gene encoding secretion-regulating guanine nucleotide exchange factor isoform X2: METKSQPELSLLSWGANSYGQLGQGHVEDQLAPRLSDTAALQSRAVRTVSGGGGHSVFVTENGEVFVCGQNNRGQLGLGHNTDISTLQLCPSLNKTVTNVTCGWDFTLLLTDCGQVLACGSNAFGQLGVGPTVRHSADLLFVECLKDPVVSVAAGLRHSLAVTDSGCVYQWGTGLFSLAKRALSPHPIPSHLCSKVPCLVPGLDQKTPHLVAAGSAHCVCLTDGDLFLWGSNKHSQLTTTEPFLSSPTLLKRSLLDGEKVIHLWSGWTHIVAQTESGRVFTWGRGGYGQLGRQASINKNPEQQSAGALAEGGNQEVCLPAEVKVLNGATQIACGSEHNLAIVEVRLCDEKAEPVKGELMLTSSAPLLCHVLPFFSSCLERGGRSNEIAKQDLKQRPECCYFWC, from the exons ATGGAAACTAAGTCGCAGCCGGAGTTAAGTTTACTCTCTTGG GGGGCGAACAGCTACGGGCAGCTGGGACAGGGACATGTGGAGGACCAGTTAGCGCCCCGGCTCTCTGACACTGCTGCTTTACAAAGCAGGGCAGTCCGGACTGTGAGCGGCGGCGGGGGTCACTCTGTGTTTGTCACCG agAATGGAGAGGTGTTTGTGTGCGGACAGAACAACAGAGGCCAGCTGGGCCTTGGCCACAATACAGACATCTCAACTCTTCAACTCTGCCCCAGCTTAAATAAGACAGTCACAAATGTGACCTGTGGTTGGGATTTTACTCTTCTTCTCACTG ATTGTGGCCAAGTACTGGCGTGTGGCTCCAATGCATTTGGACAACTGGGTGTTGGACCGACAGTCAGGCACTCTGCAGATCTACTGTTTGTTGAG TGTCTGAAGGATCCAGTGGTGAGCGTAGCGGCAGGACTTAGACACTCACTCGCTGTTACTG ACTCAGGCTGCGTGTATCAATGGGGAACCGGTCTTTTCAGTCTGGCTAAGAGAGCACTCAGTCCTCACCCTATCCCATCGCACCTCTGCTCTAAGGTGCCCTGTCTGGTACCAG GTCTGGATCAGAAAACACCACACCTGGTAGCTGCAGGCTCAGCGCACTGTGTGTGCCTTACAG ACGGTGATTTGTTTCTGTGGGGAAGCAACAAACATAGTCAGCTGACCACCACAGAGCCCTTCCTGTCCTCTCCAACTCTCCTGAAGCGTTCGTTACTGGATGGAGAGAAAGTAATACATTTGTGGAGCGGCTGGACACACATTGTTGCTCAAACAG AGAGTGGAAGAGTGTTCACATGGGGCAGAGGAGGTTATGGACAGCTGGGCCGACAAGCATCAATCAATAAGAACCCAGAGCAGCAGTCAGCTGGTGCTTTAGCAGAAGGTGGAAACCAGGAGGTTTGCCTCCCTGCAGAGGTTAAAGTCCTCAATGGAGCAACTCAG ATCGCATGTGGATCGGAACATAACCTTGCCATCGTGG AAGTTCGGTTATGTGATGAGAAAGCAGAACCGGTAAAGGGGGAGCTCATGTTAACCTCCAGCGCCCCGCTCCTCTGTCATGTTCtcccctttttctcctcctgtctcgAGCGTGGTGGCAGGAGCAATGAAATAGCAAAACAGGATTTGAAGCAGAGACCTGAGTGCTGCTATTTCTGGTGCTGA
- the kcnc1b gene encoding potassium voltage-gated channel subfamily C member 1b isoform X1, which translates to MGLSDDKDRIVINVGGIRHQTYRSTLRTLPGTRLSWLAEPDAPNHFDYDAKIEEFFFDRHPGVFAHILNYYRTGKLHCPADVCGPLYEEELAFWGIDETDVEPCCWMTYRQHREAEEALDSFGGGGLLDLGSEDPEPEQEHAEDAEVDEMTRRLAHGDSPDARSGSLWSRWQRHVWALFEDPYSSKYARWVALASLFFILVSITTFCLETHEAFNPIINRTELELVDNITVEHTYQETETAAYLTYIEGVCVVWFTFEFLMRITFCPNKFDFIRNALNIIDFVAILPFYLEVGLSGLSSKAAKDVLGFLRVVRFVRILRIFKLTRHFVGLRVLGHTLRASTNEFLLLIIFLALGVLIFATMIYYAERIGANPNDPRASEHTHFKNIPIGFWWAVVTMTTLGYGDMYPQTTSGMLVGALCALAGVLTIAMPVPVIVNNFGMYYSLAMAKQKLPKKKNRHIPRAPQPGSPNFCKSSISSQPQSPIAHDDVFEIKFQDSKLNGEAANAALANEDCPHIDQAISPEEIFSPSERERPCFLVTTAERPNHTGGRVRRGYEKPWSLNSMSGMSGDASGVSSVSALPCSPPCLMQHSHSPIPSIM; encoded by the exons ATGGGCCTGAGCGACGACAAGGATCGCATTGTGATAAACGTGGGAGGGATCAGACATCAGACATACCGCAGCACCCTGCGCACTCTACCTGGCACTCGCTTGTCCTGGCTGGCCGAGCCTGATGCACCCAACCACTTTGACTATGATGCCAAGATCGAGGAATTTTTCTTCGACCGCCACCCCGGCGTTTTTGCACATATCCTTAATTACTACCGGACAGGTAAGCTGCACTGCCCGGCTGATGTCTGCGGGCCCCTCTATGAGGAAGAACTGGCCTTCTGGGGTATTGATGAGACAGACGTGGAGCCATGCTGCTGGATGACCTATCGTCAGCACCGGGAGGCAGAGGAGGCCCTTGATAGTTTCGGCGGGGGGGGGCTGTTAGACCTGGGGAGCGAGGATCCCGAGCCAGAGCAGGAGCATGCCGAGGATGCTGAGGTGGATGAAATGACAAGGAGGCTGGCGCATGGAGACTCTCCTGATGCCAGGAGTGGGAGCCTGTGGAGCCGGTGGCAGAGACATGTCTGGGCCCTGTTTGAGGACCCTTACTCCTCCAAATATGCAAGG TGGGTGGCTCTGGCCTCGCTGTTCTTTATTCTGGTGTCCATCACCACTTTCTGTCTGGAGACCCACGAGGCCTTCAACCCCATCATCAACCGTACTGAGCTGGAGCTGGTGGACAACATCACAGTGGAGCACACCTACCAGGAGACGGAGACTGCGGCCTACCTCACCTACATTGagggtgtttgtgtggtgtggtTCACTTTTGAATTTCTAATGCGAATAACTTTCTGCCCGAATAAATTTGACTTCATACGGAACGCCCTGAACATCATCGACTTTGTGGCCATCCTGCCCTTCTACCTGGAGGTGGGTCTCAGCGGGCTCTCCTCCAAGGCAGCTAAGGACGTACTGGGTTTCCTGAGAGTGGTCCGCTTTGTGCGGATCCTGCGTATCTTCAAGCTGACACGTCACTTTGTGGGGCTGAGGGTGCTGGGCCACACATTGAGGGCCAGCACCAATGAGTTCCTTCTCCTCATCATCTTCCTTGCTCTCGGTGTCCTCATCTTTGCTACCATGATCTACTACGCTGAACGGATTGGAGCTAACCCCAACGACCCTCGAGccagtgagcacacacacttCAAGAACATCCCGATCGGATTCTGGTGGGCTGTGGTGACCATGACGACCCTTGGCTATGGAGACATGTACCCTCAGACGACCTCTGGTATGCTGGTTGGAGCCCTGTGTGCCCTGGCAGGTGTGTTGACCATCGCCATGCCCGTCCCTGTGATTGTCAACAACTTTGGAATGTATTACTCGCTGGCCATGGCAAAACAGAAActaccaaagaaaaaaaataggcaTATCCCTCGGGCTCCCCAACCAGGTTCTCCCAACTTCTGTAAGTCAAGCATCAGCTCCCAACCCCAGAGCCCCATTGCCCATGACGACGTTTTCGAGATAAAGTTTCAAG ATTCCAAGCTGAACGGTGAGGCAGCTAACGCAGCGCTGGCCAACGAAGATTGTCCTCATATAGACCAGGCCATATCTCCGGAGGAAATCTTCAGCCCCAGCGAGAGAGAGCGGCCCTGCTTCCTGGTCACCACTGCTGAACGCCCCAACCACACAGGGGGCAGAGTAAGGAGGG GTTATGAAAAGCCTTGGAGCCTTAACAGCATGTCTGGCATGAGCGGGGATGCCTCTGGAGTGTCCTCAGTGTCCGCCCTGCCCTGCAGCCCACCCTGTCTAATGCAGCACTCACATTCTCCCATCCCATCCATTATGTAG